The genome window TATAGTATTTGTAAATGAAATCTTGGAAGGAAAGACAGAACTGAaaaatgtgtggaaaaaaaaatactgtacaaAACAGTCCTGCAGTTGGCCTTCCAATACAGGTCATTGTATTTTTTGCCCAACACACCATCTGTTGTATTGTATGTTACCATATTGTTGCTGATATCTGATGTGATTTGTCTCCATGAATTTGCTTCTGAGAATGTCTCAGacatctgtttttattcacGTGCTGGATTGTCCTGATTTCACCTGAATTTTTGTCATCATCCCAACTACAACTCCTGTGTTTTTTTAGTAAAATTCAGAAAAGCAAACATAATCAGTTTCACTTTTCCACAAAGATCACACAGTTCTAATGGATACAGTCGACCTAAAACTTGGgggtaattttatttttgacatatGTAAAAGGTAATCGATACAAATGGCACTTGTGTCGTTGGATGGAGTCAGAAATGTGCTTTGGTACACCCATAACTACACCAAACAGTGATATCACTGGGTTATAGAGTACACCTGTAGATCACTGCAGCAGGACGAGAGTTTAAACTACTGGAGGTTAGAAAGAACAAGATTTTTGAGGAATGTTGAGTTACTTTTTGAAAAGGAGAACATGCAGTtttagtttgtattttttttattattatttttttttcttttctctgacaCTAGTCAGTGTGAGAAAGTTAAATTTCCCTGAATCATTTGCATCCTTTTTAATAGAAGCTTGAAGCCAAATACAAAATGTGTTTCCCTCAGTAACACACTTTGAAGACAAATGAGACAAAGACAGCATCACAGGTTTGCAACTGAACAGTTTAGGAGGTCAACATGATACAGTGTTAGAGAGCATTGAGGGAACATGCTGCTAGTATTGAATTTGGGGTTGGTACTTAAAGGGTAGCAGAGTATCTTGTAGTAAAAACCAAAAAGGGGTATCATCACTCAGCACATCTTATATTTCCTTCACAGTAAAGTGAGAAAGGAGGATGTAACTCAGAGGGAATAGCTCAATCACGTTCACCTGTCCTGCTGAATTGTTCATGAGCAAGCCATGTCTGTTGCTGGAGCTTATGTTTTTCATGTCAAAGTACTCTTTGTCATGTACTTGTACTACAAGTTCGCCATGATGACAACAAAAAGGCTAATACACTGAGTTAAGGCAATTGTAAAATGTTGTTATGTGTCCGTTATTTATATTGGTCTATATAATAGACATGTACAATGTTCAGTATTGCAGGAATATTACAAGAGTTTGATCATGTAAAGAAATGATTTTGTCCTTTTGTCCATGTGTTgagaaattaaattattttatatcTGCACATTGTGTTTTCTGTCCACTTCATGACTAATGTGTTTAACTTGGGATCAAGTGAAGCCATAACAATTTCATTGTGTCTCTTGGGGTTAATTTAGGCTAATTGAGGCTTGATGTGTCTCCCTGTTATTCTCACTGTCACTGCTAGATGGCAGCATGGTTTTAGAAACCAAAAACAAGTTCTACAGCAGTGAGACTTGACTCTCATCCCACAGGCAGAACTTAGCCAGTTGGCCTGACAAACATTTTCTAattcaaaatgaaagtaaatggACTCACTGGGATTTTTTTCCTCTATTTTGTAGGTAGAAAAGGTGTCAGAGTGCACTAAATGCATCAAAAAAGAGCTTGTCTTTAAAAAGAATGTGCCAAAAAGTCCCTTGGAACTGGTCCCTGGACTCCTGTCATTTTGAAAAAGTGGCTCTCTGGCAAAGCAAGTTGATAATCCCTATTTTACAGCGTcttaaaactgaacattagAAACAGACAGTGTCAGCCTCAATTATTTATGAGTGTTGATTACTTATGATGGGCTCTCTTCCATTTGTAAACGTCATTCTTGTGAGGAATTTAATGCTATTCAGATCCCAACATTGTTCACATGTGATCTAATAATAGCTCTGTGTTAGTGAGTGACTGTTGAAAAGGTTCTTGTGAGCTCCAGGTGTACCTGGGCGGAGCTGGGCTTGTCCTTCACACAATTGTGatcagtgtgtttaacacatTCCTTCTTTGATGGGAGGTGGGAAAAGGAAAAAGCCACTACCTAGATAAAACAAATCTTCCCGTAGAACCAGTTGAACGAGCTTGTCGTGTCGCAGAACTAATCATATATGGGGCAGGTGTAGGGTGCTGAACTAATTTCACTGGTGCAGTTTTAACCAGCATGTCTGTGGCGGTGCTGCTCTCATGCCTCTGTTGACAGTTACCCATCCCAAGGGTCAAAGGGGAACAGGACAGGGAGAAAGAGCGGGCTGGGCCCTGGGCTGTAAATGGATGGAGGAAGTACACGAGGGCGAGGAGGGACAACCTGCTGAGAGGAGTCGAAAACAACAGAGGTAGGTAGAGCTGTGTGTCATTCAACAACTGGCCTCTCATTTGAATCAGTGTTTGAGTGGCAGGTCTCTGATTATCTGCTGCTACAGGGAGGAAAAGTCTGTAAAAAATGATGGTCCTATAACATTTTTCTGCCCAGACGTTGACAGCAAATGTTTTTCTGCTCCATTAGGTAGATAGCTGTCAACATGTTACACCTCTGAGTTCTACATCTAACTGCTTACCAGACATGAGCTAAAATTCCTGAAGTGGCTATTACTTTTACAGTATAGTGCTGGTTGAGGGAACCTCTGTGACTCTCCTGGATGCAACAGCTAATCTATTATAAGGAAATGCATGTGGTGAAGCAAAGCATTCATGAAAACTTCAAAACTTTACTTTGAATTACAGTTTGGATCCCAAAATTTGCCAAATTGTATGAAAAGTGAACCAGAGGAAATCTGTACCTTTCATCTTATCTCGTGTTGATATGAAAACGTACCATCTTAGATTTCAGTCAATTTGAGAGTTATGTAGACCTAAGTGTAGTAAACCAATATGAGGAccaatatgatatatatatatttaaacattgAATTTAATAGGGGTGAGACCAAGTCATTGTGTTGCAAGTCACAAGAAAGTCTCAAGACTTTGCACTCTAGTCCCAAaccaagtcccaagtcctaaactttgagttttgaagtcctaaacaagtcatccCAGGTGGCCAAAATGACCTTCCCAGCATTGCTCCAAACTCGGCATGCAGGAAAAAATAGGTTGGTCCACGTCCGTTTACCGGACTTGGCTGAGACTTCAGGATAAATGACGCCCCAGAATCAGGCCAATAAACTGGCCCAGTTCTGGCAGCTTTGTCTCAGCCGCAATGTCTACAACACCCAATCAGGCCCAGATTTAGCAACCATCAATGGGCCAGAACATGTTTTCGTGCTGGCCGTTGTTTCATCCAACTGTTGTGTCTCAGCCAGAAAAGGCCCATGTCTGTCAGCTAAATCTAGGCCAGACTTAGTGAAAGTAAACAGGCCAAAGCTGGCTCACATTTGGCACCATGAATCCGGAACACAGCTGAGTCAGCCAGCACTCGGCTGCAAATGGTTTGAGACCAGTGGCTACCTGGGATAATGccctcttcaccaaatgtaatgctaTTTTAACAATAAAGTAATAATACATTTGCAAAATCATGATTGCTtcttaaaatgtgtatttatttgttaaaacatgtCTGCTAAACgttgttgtgtctctgtcaTTTTTGACCTGCACATTtgtttgcatactgcaatttgtttttttgttatgcaGCACATAGTGTTTGTACATGAAcaaaattgacatttttccaaCTGGCCTTCTGTAATCTAAGATTAGTTCTTCCTGTTTCCCTCCTGCAACTCGATTGGATAATGTCGGATTGGTTCACACAAAGTAGATCGGGGGAATTTAGTGTTAACATGCTTGGAATGAATAGTGTTCGACGTTGGTTAATTCAGGAAATTGAGGTAAATTAACTGATTCATGGCAGCTTTTTTAACACTGTActacttttaaatgtttgagCTTGGGGGAAGGACTTGAGTATTTTCAAAAGGCTGAGTATTTTCAAAAGGctgaagtcatgagtcattggtgttaaaatcCAAGTTGAGTTGCAACTGTTTTTTTGATTTGCCCCATTACAACTGCAGTTCAAACCAAACACCCGCTGTTCTTGAGCCACAGCAAACTTCTTGGTCACAGACTCTGAGGACACTACAACCCTGGAGAGGCTGGTACAGTTTCCTTCCAGTAGGTGTTGTGTGGTCTGTCTGCCAGGTGGAGGCGCCGCTGCACCCCTCTCTGTTACTGGTGGATGTGTGCTGGAGGCTCCTGTTGGTGTGTTTGCTGTGGATGATTCTGGGAGGTTGTGTTCATGCCCTGAAGTGCCGCCTGCAGCCAGGGCAGAATCAGGTGAGTGCAGCCGCATAGAGTGAATCCCTCCTGACCCCGTCCGTGGATTTAATCGTGTTATGTTTATTCAGTAAGTTTGCTTCAATTCAAGGGGGAGTCTCCAATGAGGATACAGCAGGAGGTTGTAACTGCAAACAGGAGTAACAGCAATTTATGGTGAGATTTGATTTTACAGCCAGTTCTTCATTATTTGATAtttaattttggcatttttgacaGCAGATTGAGACAATAACTACCAAAGACAAACAGGGATATTCATgctattaaatgtttttattttactattttatGATATACCAGTACATCTGTAGTTGTGAGGGATGAACACACTTTGCCATTTATGGACCAGAATCAAAAATCATAAtcttttaaaacaaatacatacacatgctCACTGTGCTCTCATCATTTCTCCAGGATGTCCCAGCCTAGAGGCCTGGGCCACTGCGGTCATCTGGCCCTTGCCCTGGCCGAcagcctgctgctgtgtgtgcttCAGGAGCCCCTGCCAGACCCCAGCGTGCCCCACATAAAGGCTCTCCTCTCCAGGCTGGAGGTAGGAGGGAGAAAACCACCTTGAAGAAGCAAAATGCCCGCTCtcttttttacacacacacacacacacacacacacacacacacacacacacacacacacacacacacacacacacacactgcctcagGCAATACCTGTCATCTCCTGTGTTTTCACTCGCTCTGTGCATGTAGATCAGCATAAAGTCTTTGTTGGTGATATTAGAGCAAACACAGGTATTCTAGCCCAGGgtaacacacactgctgctgtcgTCTGCACTCTGAATCATCCATATTGGTAGAGGAGAgaaattgtaatgttttgtctCCTTCTGTATTCCCTGTTTACGTTTTAGCGCTTAAGCCTACTAAGAACGTGACTCTATGATAACAGTTTCAGTTGCTCTGGTAGCCTGTTGGTATTTGACCTGTTTGTCAACATTTCTAATGGTACAAAATTGTAGTTTATGGCAAATCATCTAAAAAATAAAGACCAAAATCAGCTGTATTTTGTGAGCTTAATGCTTACAAATGTGCTGACATGCTGggttaagtgcaacacacaccgccgccgtacgccgcgcgtcaaaacgcccgcctccattattgttatgaaccaacccacactggcaCCGGCCGACGCGccgcgccgctctgcttcagctcactgctctatttccagcgcggccggcgctcatggcggcgctacgagaaaagccttttatgtacgtctcgtctcgtaggatcaactccggttgtttcaaattttaataagacgactttgataagaaattcacccgtgaaattcaagttgttgttgcctcaaagtttttcctcttcttcttctgttactagcagttggcaaccgttggcaactagtgtaggtacagccacctagcggctggggtgggaaatacatgttgacggtgccgctgcgcgccgctgccagtgtgtgttggggggcggcccttgacggccacagcgccgcgccggcggcggtgtgtgttgcacttaaagAACACCGTCCTTCCCTCTGGCACCAGCCTCAggctaaactttttttttttttttttttacctcgaGCATTATAGCATCAAAAGACCACTAGTGAGGCTATAAACTTTTTCTTACTTGAATCATATTCCTCCCTCTAAGGTTTCTGTTTCAAGGCCATGTATTTTTTAACTGTCCTGTTTTGGGctgaatcattttatttttttggtttccatcttttctttttagaatgttccaaattttttttttttttttaaatctcaatcGCAGaatattgtttgtgtgtgttttgaaattTGTAAACTatatgaaaatatgtatttggaCAGCTGCATGTGTAGAACAGAGTACGTCAGTAGAGAATGGATATAAAATACAACAAGTAGATTCCTGCACACTGTCTCCATCTCAAAGTTTTTCTACAACAGCATTATGCTCAAATAAACTTACATGATTTTGATGGATGTATTTTTCTTAAGTGCTGCACAGCCATGTGATGCATACATTTGGCAGAGGTAGTTTAATGAAACTCTACCAAACAAAACCAACTCTTTTTCTCTGTAGTCAGTGTCTCACTCACTTGAGAAGGCTGATTTTGGGTCCGAGGCGACACTGGAGGAGGTGGACCAAGACTCTATACTGATAAACAAAGTGAAGCTCATCCGCACCTACCTGCAGCAGAGGTGAAGTTCAACATCTTGTTTTCATGCCATCTGCT of Epinephelus lanceolatus isolate andai-2023 chromosome 4, ASM4190304v1, whole genome shotgun sequence contains these proteins:
- the LOC117259465 gene encoding uncharacterized protein LOC117259465; amino-acid sequence: MPLLTVTHPKGQRGTGQGERAGWALGCKWMEEVHEGEEGQPAERSRKQQSSNQTPAVLEPQQTSWSQTLRTLQPWRGWYSFLPVGVVWSVCQVEAPLHPSLLLVDVCWRLLLVCLLWMILGGCVHALKCRLQPGQNQGESPMRIQQEVVTANRSNSNLWMSQPRGLGHCGHLALALADSLLLCVLQEPLPDPSVPHIKALLSRLESVSHSLEKADFGSEATLEEVDQDSILINKVKLIRTYLQQRMTTLCRLIQVQGDFEASVKDMMVGLEGLWAQLEELHTGVTLTKEGGQDHTDLASAQTDAENLFAVLGHYRNRLQCCEAYLKDSTQLLQELTWSHTHISNSVSSSSESVWPELLLQSNIEQFDKVQESFLPLEQQTSTFQAHLEGLEKGNQRGHAGPLAHANGAHSRSASPQTSLHLDSECTSDVEHNNSTSASTSVSSMDADTDTEIDNPRSLCERSALQFTSTIGRLRKSARRK